The following proteins are encoded in a genomic region of Thunnus maccoyii chromosome 8, fThuMac1.1, whole genome shotgun sequence:
- the klhl3 gene encoding kelch-like protein 3 isoform X2: MPAAVSDSGRMDGVSLGLVATPASPRPNCTTDSEEDTVNGGMHTFNQTHMRKAFQLMNELRSKKMLCDVQLVAGSVEVPAHRVVLASCSPYFCAMFTGDMSESKAHQVEIREVDGQTLRKLIDYIYTAEIEVTEDNVQVLLPAASLLQLMDVRQVCCEFLQSQLHPTNCLGIRAFADLHTCTQLLNQAHAYAEQHFTEVVQGEEFLGLSLQQVCSLISSDKLTVSTEEKVFEAMIAWIKYDKPARLEYMPKLMEHVRLPLLSRDYLVQIVEEEALIKNNNTCKDFLIEAMKYHLLPADQRHLIKTDRTRPRTPISIPKVMIVVGGQAPKAIRSVECYDFQEDRWYQVADLPSRRCRAGVVSMAGRVYAVGGFNSSLRERTVDMYDGVRDQWSAVASMQERRSTLGAAVLGDLLYAVGGFNGSIGLSTVEAYNYKTNEWIYVAHMNTRRSSVGVGVVDGKLYAVGGYDGASRQCLSTVEEYDPVTDQWCYVADMSTRRSGAGVGVLGGQLYAAGGHDGPLVRKSVEVYDPQTNTWRLVCDMNMCRRNAGVCAINGLLYVIGGDDGSCNLSSVEFYNPATDKWSLIPTNMSNGRSYAGVAVIDKPL; encoded by the exons TCTGGTGGCCACACCGGCATCACCGCGTCCGAACTGCACCACCGACTCAGAGGAGGACACGGTGAATGGAGGGATGCACACCTTCAACCAGACGCACATGAGGAAGGCTTTCCAGCTGATGAACGAACTGAGGAG TAAAAAGATGCTGTGTGACGTCCAGCTGGTGGCGGGAAGCGTGGAAGTGCCAGCTCACAGGGTGGTCTTGGCGTCCTGTAGCCCCTACTTCTGTGCCATGTTCACAG gtGACATGAGTGAGAGTAAGGCCCATCAGGTGGAGATCAGGGAGGTGGACGGGCAGACGCTGAGGAAACTGATCGACTACATCTACACAGCAGAGATAGAGGTCACGGAGGACAACGTTCAG GTTCTGCTGCCAGCAGCGAGTCTCCTCCAGCTGATGGATGTTCGTCAGGTTTGTTGTGAGTTCCTGCAATCTCAGCTTCACCCCACCAACTGTCTGGGCATCAGAGCTTTCGCTGACCTGCATACATGCACGCAGCTTCTCAACCAGGCCCACGCATACGCTG AGCAGCATTTCACTGAGGTGGTGCAGGGAGAGGAGTTTCTGGGACTTTCCCTGCAGCAGGTGTGCAGCCTCATCTCCAGTGACAAACTCACCGTTTCCACTGAAGAGAAG GTGTTTGAGGCCATGATAGCTTGGATCAAGTACGATAAGCCGGCTCGTCTGGAGTACATGCCCAAACTGATGGAGCATGTCAGACTTCCACTGCTATCCAGAGACTACTTGGTGCAG ATTGTGGAGGAAGAAGCTTTGATAAAGAACAACAACACCTGTAAAGATTTTCTCATAGAAGCAATGAAGTATCACCTGCTGCCGGCCGACCAGCGGCACCTCATCAAGACAGACAGGACCCGACCACGAACGCCTATCAGCATCCccaag GTGATGATTGTAGTGGGGGGTCAGGCTCCTAAGGCCATCCGCAGCGTGGAGTGTTACGACTTCCAGGAAGATCGATGGTACCAAGTAGCCGACCTGCCTTCAAGACGCTGCCGGGCGG GTGTTGTTTCCATGGCGGGCCGAGTGTACGCAGTCGGGGGGTTCAACAGCTCGTTGCGGGAGAGAACGGTGGACATGTACGACGGAGTGAGAGATCAGTGGAGCGCGGTGGCGAGCATGCAGGAGAGACGCAGTACACTGGGAGCTGCTGTGTTGGGGGATTTACTGTATGCCGTCGGGGGCTTTAACGGAAGTATAG GTTTGTCAACAGTAGAGGCCTACAACTATAAAACCAACGAGTGGATCTATGTAGCTCACATGAACACCCGACGCAGCAGTGTGGGTGTAGGGGTGGTCGATG gtaAGCTGTATGCAGTAGGAGGCTACGATGGAGCGTCCCGTCAGTGCCTCAGTACAGTGGAAGAGTACGACCCTGTCACTGATCAGTGGTGCTATGTAGCTGACATGAGCACACGGCGCAGTggagcag gtgtgggtgtgttgggTGGTCAGCTGTATGCAGCAGGAGGACACGACGGGCCTCTGGTGAGGAAGAGTGTTGAGGTTTACGACCCGCAAACCAACACCTGGAGGCTGGTCTGTGACATGAACATGTGCCGAAGAAACGCAG GTGTCTGCGCCATTAATGGTCTGCTGTATGTGATTGGAGGAGACGACGGGTCGTGTAACCTCTCCTCTGTAGAGTTTTACAACCCGGCCACAGACAAGTGGAGCCTCATTCCCACCAACATGAGCAACGGACGTAGCTATGCTG GAGTAGCAGTGATTGACAAGCCATTATGA
- the klhl3 gene encoding kelch-like protein 3 isoform X1 — protein MPAAVSDSGRMDGVSLGHCLSCLTSLVATPASPRPNCTTDSEEDTVNGGMHTFNQTHMRKAFQLMNELRSKKMLCDVQLVAGSVEVPAHRVVLASCSPYFCAMFTGDMSESKAHQVEIREVDGQTLRKLIDYIYTAEIEVTEDNVQVLLPAASLLQLMDVRQVCCEFLQSQLHPTNCLGIRAFADLHTCTQLLNQAHAYAEQHFTEVVQGEEFLGLSLQQVCSLISSDKLTVSTEEKVFEAMIAWIKYDKPARLEYMPKLMEHVRLPLLSRDYLVQIVEEEALIKNNNTCKDFLIEAMKYHLLPADQRHLIKTDRTRPRTPISIPKVMIVVGGQAPKAIRSVECYDFQEDRWYQVADLPSRRCRAGVVSMAGRVYAVGGFNSSLRERTVDMYDGVRDQWSAVASMQERRSTLGAAVLGDLLYAVGGFNGSIGLSTVEAYNYKTNEWIYVAHMNTRRSSVGVGVVDGKLYAVGGYDGASRQCLSTVEEYDPVTDQWCYVADMSTRRSGAGVGVLGGQLYAAGGHDGPLVRKSVEVYDPQTNTWRLVCDMNMCRRNAGVCAINGLLYVIGGDDGSCNLSSVEFYNPATDKWSLIPTNMSNGRSYAGVAVIDKPL, from the exons ACACTGCCTCTCATGTCTTACCAGTCTGGTGGCCACACCGGCATCACCGCGTCCGAACTGCACCACCGACTCAGAGGAGGACACGGTGAATGGAGGGATGCACACCTTCAACCAGACGCACATGAGGAAGGCTTTCCAGCTGATGAACGAACTGAGGAG TAAAAAGATGCTGTGTGACGTCCAGCTGGTGGCGGGAAGCGTGGAAGTGCCAGCTCACAGGGTGGTCTTGGCGTCCTGTAGCCCCTACTTCTGTGCCATGTTCACAG gtGACATGAGTGAGAGTAAGGCCCATCAGGTGGAGATCAGGGAGGTGGACGGGCAGACGCTGAGGAAACTGATCGACTACATCTACACAGCAGAGATAGAGGTCACGGAGGACAACGTTCAG GTTCTGCTGCCAGCAGCGAGTCTCCTCCAGCTGATGGATGTTCGTCAGGTTTGTTGTGAGTTCCTGCAATCTCAGCTTCACCCCACCAACTGTCTGGGCATCAGAGCTTTCGCTGACCTGCATACATGCACGCAGCTTCTCAACCAGGCCCACGCATACGCTG AGCAGCATTTCACTGAGGTGGTGCAGGGAGAGGAGTTTCTGGGACTTTCCCTGCAGCAGGTGTGCAGCCTCATCTCCAGTGACAAACTCACCGTTTCCACTGAAGAGAAG GTGTTTGAGGCCATGATAGCTTGGATCAAGTACGATAAGCCGGCTCGTCTGGAGTACATGCCCAAACTGATGGAGCATGTCAGACTTCCACTGCTATCCAGAGACTACTTGGTGCAG ATTGTGGAGGAAGAAGCTTTGATAAAGAACAACAACACCTGTAAAGATTTTCTCATAGAAGCAATGAAGTATCACCTGCTGCCGGCCGACCAGCGGCACCTCATCAAGACAGACAGGACCCGACCACGAACGCCTATCAGCATCCccaag GTGATGATTGTAGTGGGGGGTCAGGCTCCTAAGGCCATCCGCAGCGTGGAGTGTTACGACTTCCAGGAAGATCGATGGTACCAAGTAGCCGACCTGCCTTCAAGACGCTGCCGGGCGG GTGTTGTTTCCATGGCGGGCCGAGTGTACGCAGTCGGGGGGTTCAACAGCTCGTTGCGGGAGAGAACGGTGGACATGTACGACGGAGTGAGAGATCAGTGGAGCGCGGTGGCGAGCATGCAGGAGAGACGCAGTACACTGGGAGCTGCTGTGTTGGGGGATTTACTGTATGCCGTCGGGGGCTTTAACGGAAGTATAG GTTTGTCAACAGTAGAGGCCTACAACTATAAAACCAACGAGTGGATCTATGTAGCTCACATGAACACCCGACGCAGCAGTGTGGGTGTAGGGGTGGTCGATG gtaAGCTGTATGCAGTAGGAGGCTACGATGGAGCGTCCCGTCAGTGCCTCAGTACAGTGGAAGAGTACGACCCTGTCACTGATCAGTGGTGCTATGTAGCTGACATGAGCACACGGCGCAGTggagcag gtgtgggtgtgttgggTGGTCAGCTGTATGCAGCAGGAGGACACGACGGGCCTCTGGTGAGGAAGAGTGTTGAGGTTTACGACCCGCAAACCAACACCTGGAGGCTGGTCTGTGACATGAACATGTGCCGAAGAAACGCAG GTGTCTGCGCCATTAATGGTCTGCTGTATGTGATTGGAGGAGACGACGGGTCGTGTAACCTCTCCTCTGTAGAGTTTTACAACCCGGCCACAGACAAGTGGAGCCTCATTCCCACCAACATGAGCAACGGACGTAGCTATGCTG GAGTAGCAGTGATTGACAAGCCATTATGA